In the Sinorhizobium arboris LMG 14919 genome, one interval contains:
- a CDS encoding winged helix-turn-helix transcriptional regulator, giving the protein MTDDHRSGCPINLSLEVFGDKWSLLIIRDMIFGGKRHFRELLRSQEGISTNILADRLKTLVEIGMLTKADDPSHKQKAIYSLTEMAIALVPIMAHLGAWGRRYLPVTEELSIRAQLMEEGGPELWERFMRELRAEHLGDPKPKGPSVRQTLQAAYEGVVARKAMKEQPA; this is encoded by the coding sequence ATGACCGATGACCATCGCTCGGGTTGCCCGATCAATCTCTCGCTCGAAGTGTTCGGCGACAAATGGAGCCTCCTGATCATCCGCGACATGATTTTCGGCGGCAAACGCCACTTCCGCGAACTCCTGCGCTCGCAGGAGGGGATTTCCACCAACATCCTTGCCGACCGGCTGAAAACGCTTGTGGAGATCGGCATGCTGACGAAAGCGGACGATCCGAGCCACAAGCAGAAGGCGATCTACAGCCTGACGGAAATGGCCATCGCGCTGGTGCCGATCATGGCCCATCTCGGCGCCTGGGGCCGGCGCTACCTGCCGGTCACCGAGGAACTCAGCATCCGCGCCCAACTGATGGAGGAGGGCGGCCCCGAGCTCTGGGAGCGTTTCATGCGGGAATTGCGCGCCGAACACCTCGGCGATCCCAAACCGAAAGGACCCTCCGTGCGACAAACGCTGCAAGCCGCCTATGAGGGCGTGGTGGCGCGCAAGGCGATGAAAGAGCAGCCGGCTTGA
- a CDS encoding transporter substrate-binding domain-containing protein produces MRIFWLFVLSVVVAAGAALAQPKDLPRLFDARERIAKPDLSGLARLRFLTTVDFPPFNFIDQSGKLSGFHVDLAREICRELEIEAKCQIQAVTYPELMPALEQGQGEAIVAGIAVTSELRQRFAFSRAFMQLPARFVINTKAAGAITGPADLGQKPVGVVSDTTHEAMLKAFFPKLEAKGFPDRDALLSALREGTVAAAFSDGMQLSFWVSGSLAAGCCAMLEGSYFSQHFLGEGLMIMNRKAEPALTQAIDHALLALSRSGRLEEIYLRYFPNGIY; encoded by the coding sequence CTGCGAATTTTCTGGCTATTCGTTCTGTCGGTCGTTGTCGCCGCAGGGGCGGCTTTGGCGCAGCCGAAGGACTTGCCGCGGCTCTTCGACGCCCGCGAGCGGATTGCCAAGCCGGACCTCAGCGGCCTCGCCAGGCTTCGCTTCCTGACGACCGTCGATTTCCCGCCTTTCAACTTCATCGACCAGTCGGGCAAGCTGTCGGGCTTTCATGTCGACCTCGCGCGCGAGATATGCCGCGAGCTTGAGATCGAAGCCAAGTGCCAGATCCAGGCGGTGACCTATCCGGAGCTCATGCCGGCTCTCGAGCAGGGGCAAGGGGAAGCGATCGTCGCCGGCATCGCCGTGACCTCGGAACTGAGGCAGCGTTTCGCCTTTTCCCGTGCCTTCATGCAACTGCCAGCCCGCTTCGTCATCAACACCAAGGCCGCCGGCGCGATCACCGGCCCTGCCGATCTCGGGCAAAAGCCTGTCGGCGTCGTCTCCGACACCACCCATGAGGCAATGCTGAAGGCATTTTTCCCGAAGCTCGAAGCCAAGGGCTTTCCGGACCGGGACGCGCTGCTCTCCGCGCTTCGCGAGGGCACGGTTGCGGCAGCGTTCTCCGATGGCATGCAATTGTCCTTCTGGGTTTCCGGCAGCCTCGCTGCAGGATGCTGCGCCATGCTGGAGGGTTCCTATTTCTCCCAACACTTCCTGGGTGAGGGACTGATGATCATGAACCGAAAGGCCGAGCCGGCCCTGACCCAGGCGATCGACCACGCTTTGCTGGCGCTCTCGCGCAGCGGCAGACTGGAGGAAATCTATCTTCGCTATTTCCCGAACGGAATTTACTGA
- a CDS encoding sterol desaturase family protein — MLYFGLAEPVWRLGAFAAAFAALAALELLHPRLERPELMQALKARRWVTNLSILVLSSLLLRVAFPAAATGVAIWAQGRGYGLLPALGIAPLLAGLIAFVALDFAIWLEHVVFHKLPVLWRIHRVHHADPGVDVTTALRFHPLEILLSMIWKSAVIILIGAPPLAVLLFEIVLNAGAMFNHANLRLPKNADRLLRLVIVTPDMHRIHHSVEKRETDSNFGFNLSVWDRLFSTYVAHPSRGDDAIETGLRAYGRTKPVKLLWSLVLPFRRE; from the coding sequence ATGCTCTATTTCGGTCTCGCGGAACCGGTCTGGCGGCTCGGCGCCTTTGCCGCCGCCTTCGCCGCGCTGGCAGCGCTCGAGCTTCTTCATCCTCGACTGGAAAGGCCGGAGCTGATGCAGGCCCTGAAGGCGCGCCGCTGGGTCACCAACCTGTCTATACTTGTCCTGTCCTCTCTCCTGCTTCGCGTCGCCTTTCCGGCTGCCGCCACTGGCGTTGCTATCTGGGCTCAGGGACGCGGCTATGGGCTGCTCCCGGCTCTCGGCATCGCCCCGCTGCTTGCCGGCCTGATCGCCTTCGTCGCGCTCGACTTCGCCATATGGCTTGAACACGTCGTGTTTCACAAGCTACCGGTCCTGTGGCGGATCCACCGCGTCCACCATGCGGATCCCGGCGTTGACGTCACCACAGCCCTTCGCTTTCACCCCCTCGAAATTCTGCTGTCGATGATCTGGAAGAGCGCGGTGATCATTCTCATCGGCGCCCCTCCACTCGCCGTACTCCTGTTCGAAATCGTGCTCAATGCCGGCGCTATGTTCAATCACGCCAATCTGCGGCTGCCGAAAAACGCCGACAGGCTGTTGCGCCTGGTCATCGTCACGCCCGACATGCACCGCATCCACCACTCCGTGGAAAAGCGGGAGACCGATTCAAACTTCGGTTTCAACCTCTCTGTCTGGGACCGATTGTTCTCGACCTATGTCGCCCACCCATCGCGCGGCGACGATGCGATCGAGACAGGTTTGAGGGCCTATGGGCGCACCAAGCCGGTAAAGCTCCTGTGGTCGCTCGTGCTGCCGTTCCGGCGTGAATAG
- a CDS encoding O-succinylhomoserine sulfhydrylase produces MSKNWRPATQLVHGGTLRSQYGETSEAIFLTQGFVYDTSEAAEARFKGETDGFIYARYGSPTNDMFEKRMCMLEGAEDARATASGMAAVSAAILCQVKAGDHIVAARALFGSCRWVVETLAPKYGVECTLVDGRDLKNWEDAVRPNTKVFFLESPTNPTLEVIDIAGVARLADQIGAKLVVDNVFATPLFQKPLELGAHVVVYSATKHIDGQGRCLGGVVLSNKEWIDENLHDYFRHTGPAMSPFNAWTLLKGIETLPLRVKQQTENARRVADFLAEQPQVARVIYPGRKDHPQADLIAKQMSGGSTLVAFELKGGKEAAFVLQNALEIVRISNNLGDSKSLITHPATTTHKNLTDEARAELGISAGTVRFSAGIEDSEDLLEDFARALNGVKA; encoded by the coding sequence ATGAGCAAGAATTGGCGCCCGGCAACTCAACTCGTCCATGGCGGAACGCTCCGCTCCCAGTACGGCGAGACCTCCGAAGCGATCTTTCTGACGCAAGGCTTCGTCTACGACACCTCCGAAGCGGCGGAGGCCCGTTTCAAGGGCGAGACCGACGGTTTCATCTATGCACGCTACGGCAGCCCGACCAACGACATGTTCGAGAAACGCATGTGCATGCTCGAAGGGGCGGAAGACGCGCGCGCCACCGCTTCGGGCATGGCGGCCGTTTCTGCGGCAATTCTCTGCCAGGTGAAGGCCGGCGATCACATCGTCGCCGCCCGTGCGCTCTTCGGCTCCTGCCGCTGGGTTGTGGAGACGCTGGCGCCGAAATACGGGGTCGAGTGCACGCTGGTGGACGGTCGCGATCTCAAGAACTGGGAAGACGCGGTGCGTCCGAACACCAAGGTCTTCTTCCTCGAAAGTCCGACGAACCCGACTCTCGAAGTGATCGACATCGCCGGCGTCGCCAGGCTCGCCGATCAGATCGGCGCCAAGCTGGTGGTCGACAACGTCTTCGCCACGCCGCTCTTCCAGAAGCCGCTGGAGCTTGGTGCCCATGTCGTCGTCTATTCCGCGACGAAGCATATCGACGGCCAGGGCCGCTGCCTCGGCGGCGTCGTTCTCTCCAATAAGGAGTGGATCGACGAGAATCTGCACGACTATTTCCGTCACACCGGCCCGGCCATGTCGCCCTTCAATGCCTGGACGCTGCTGAAGGGCATCGAAACCCTGCCGCTCCGTGTCAAGCAGCAGACGGAAAATGCCCGCCGCGTCGCGGACTTCCTTGCTGAGCAGCCGCAGGTCGCCCGCGTCATCTATCCGGGACGCAAGGATCACCCGCAGGCCGACCTTATCGCGAAGCAGATGAGCGGCGGCTCGACGCTGGTCGCCTTCGAGCTCAAGGGCGGCAAGGAAGCAGCGTTCGTCCTGCAGAACGCGCTCGAAATCGTCCGGATCTCCAACAATCTCGGCGATTCCAAGAGCCTGATTACCCATCCGGCCACCACGACGCACAAGAACCTCACCGACGAAGCCCGCGCCGAACTCGGCATCTCCGCCGGAACCGTGCGCTTCTCGGCGGGAATCGAGGACAGCGAAGACCTGCTCGAGGATTTCGCAAGGGCGCTGAACGGCGTGAAGGCCTGA
- a CDS encoding Hsp33 family molecular chaperone has translation MTETAPGLGEFDFAGDDQVVPFQVEGLDVRGRAVQLGPMLDAILERHSYPLPVARLVAETVVLTVLLGTSLKFEGKLIVQTQGDGPVDLVVADFSTPDRVRAYARYDEDALAAAEKSGRAQPHELLGNGVLAFTIDQGAHTQRYQGVVALDGATLEEIAGAYFRQSEQIPTRVRLAVAELLDKDENGKPRHRWRAGGMVAQFLPDAPDRMRQPDLPGGDGDGDGEDIFDEDDLWAEAKVMVETIDTDELTDPTVGTERLLYRLFHERGVRVYEPQAVYDRCSCSREKIRDVLVGLSDEDIEGSVEDGLIKVTCEFCSTTYRFEASEVRSQ, from the coding sequence ATGACAGAAACAGCGCCGGGACTTGGCGAGTTCGATTTTGCCGGTGACGATCAGGTCGTGCCCTTTCAGGTCGAGGGACTCGACGTGCGCGGCCGCGCCGTACAGCTTGGCCCGATGCTTGATGCCATTCTCGAGCGGCACAGCTATCCGCTTCCGGTAGCGCGGCTTGTCGCCGAAACCGTGGTGCTGACGGTCCTGCTCGGAACGTCGCTGAAATTCGAAGGCAAGCTGATCGTCCAGACACAGGGCGATGGGCCGGTCGACCTCGTGGTTGCGGATTTCTCGACGCCGGACCGCGTCCGCGCCTATGCCCGCTACGATGAGGACGCGCTCGCCGCTGCCGAAAAGAGCGGACGCGCTCAGCCTCACGAACTGTTGGGCAACGGCGTCCTCGCCTTCACGATCGACCAGGGCGCGCATACCCAGCGCTATCAGGGTGTCGTTGCGCTCGACGGGGCGACGCTCGAGGAGATCGCCGGCGCCTATTTCCGCCAGTCGGAGCAGATACCGACCAGAGTGCGCCTCGCCGTTGCCGAGCTTCTCGATAAGGACGAGAACGGCAAGCCGCGGCATCGCTGGCGCGCCGGCGGCATGGTCGCGCAGTTCCTGCCCGACGCCCCGGACCGGATGCGCCAGCCGGATCTGCCTGGAGGTGACGGCGACGGAGACGGCGAGGACATTTTCGACGAGGACGACCTCTGGGCGGAAGCCAAGGTGATGGTCGAGACGATCGACACCGATGAGCTGACCGATCCGACCGTCGGGACCGAGCGATTGCTGTACCGCCTCTTCCATGAGCGCGGCGTTCGCGTTTATGAACCGCAGGCCGTTTATGATCGCTGCAGCTGCTCGCGCGAGAAGATCAGGGACGTGCTGGTGGGATTGAGTGACGAGGACATCGAAGGCAGCGTCGAGGACGGCCTGATCAAGGTCACTTGCGAGTTCTGCTCGACGACCTATCGCTTCGAGGCGAGCGAGGTGCGTTCGCAGTAA
- a CDS encoding CDP-alcohol phosphatidyltransferase family protein, with translation MLDGALRKHLDPVLDRLGAALAGRGVSADAVTILGLCLGLAAALLVGLGAYLPAAALILVSRLCDGLDGAVARASRKTDFGGFLDIVLDFAFYGAVPLGFIVADPAANGLAGGLLLFAFYVNGASFLAYAVMAEKRAMTTEVRGAKSLYFTTGLAEATETIVFFLLSCLFPAWFPVLASVFALVCLYTALSRIVLARLAFPDDRQ, from the coding sequence ATGCTCGACGGGGCACTTCGAAAACATCTGGATCCGGTTCTGGACAGGCTCGGCGCCGCACTGGCGGGCCGCGGGGTAAGCGCCGATGCCGTCACGATCCTCGGTCTTTGCCTTGGTCTTGCTGCAGCCCTGCTGGTCGGTCTCGGCGCCTATCTGCCCGCAGCGGCCCTGATCCTCGTAAGCCGGCTCTGCGACGGCCTTGACGGGGCCGTCGCCCGCGCGAGCCGGAAAACGGATTTCGGCGGTTTTCTCGACATCGTCCTCGATTTCGCCTTCTACGGCGCCGTCCCACTGGGCTTCATCGTCGCCGATCCGGCCGCAAACGGTCTTGCCGGCGGCCTTTTGCTCTTTGCCTTCTATGTCAACGGCGCGAGCTTCCTCGCTTATGCCGTGATGGCCGAGAAACGCGCCATGACGACCGAGGTGCGCGGTGCGAAGTCGCTCTACTTCACCACCGGCCTGGCAGAGGCGACCGAGACGATCGTCTTCTTCCTTCTCTCGTGCCTTTTCCCGGCGTGGTTCCCGGTACTGGCGTCGGTTTTTGCGCTCGTCTGTCTCTATACCGCGCTGTCGCGGATCGTTCTCGCAAGACTGGCATTTCCGGACGACCGGCAATAA
- a CDS encoding calcium:proton antiporter — translation MLAILRSERHLIAAFLAALAGVALEHHLLEAGRAASLLGATLMVAAIVLASMRVAHHAEVLAAKVGDPYGTMILTLSAVLVEVVILAIMMTGETSPTLVRDTIYSAVMLDINGILGLAALLGGLKHGEQPYNDDSARTYSVMILTAMGISMLVPEFVPQSKWHYYSAFTIGAMIVLYTLFLRMQVGVHSYFFSYSYPRAKAGTAASRLEGEPVLPSVVVLVLGVVVIGFLAEIMSGLLSAGIKGTAAPPALAAIVVAAISASPEVMTAMRAALANRMQAVVNIALGASLSTVILTVPVMEAIALYTGQPFIMAMSPVQTVMVAVTLIAAAINLNDGQTNAIEGMTHFVLFATFIMLSALGL, via the coding sequence TTGCTTGCAATCCTGAGATCGGAACGGCATCTCATTGCCGCTTTTCTCGCTGCGCTCGCCGGCGTCGCGCTCGAGCATCATCTGCTCGAGGCCGGCCGCGCCGCATCGCTCCTAGGTGCGACCCTGATGGTGGCGGCAATCGTGCTTGCTTCCATGCGGGTCGCCCATCATGCCGAAGTGCTTGCCGCCAAGGTCGGCGATCCCTACGGCACGATGATCCTGACGCTCTCCGCGGTGCTCGTCGAAGTCGTCATCCTCGCCATCATGATGACCGGCGAGACCTCGCCGACGCTCGTGCGCGATACGATCTATTCGGCGGTGATGCTCGATATCAACGGAATACTGGGACTTGCGGCGCTGCTCGGTGGTCTCAAACATGGTGAGCAGCCCTATAACGACGATTCCGCCCGCACATACAGCGTCATGATTCTCACGGCCATGGGCATTTCCATGCTCGTTCCCGAATTCGTGCCGCAGTCGAAATGGCATTACTATTCCGCTTTCACCATCGGCGCGATGATCGTGCTCTATACGCTGTTCCTGCGCATGCAGGTTGGCGTGCACAGCTATTTCTTCAGTTACAGCTATCCGCGCGCCAAAGCGGGAACTGCCGCAAGCCGGCTGGAAGGCGAGCCGGTGCTTCCTTCCGTCGTCGTGCTCGTCCTCGGCGTGGTCGTGATCGGCTTTCTCGCCGAAATCATGTCCGGGCTGTTGTCGGCCGGGATCAAAGGTACGGCTGCGCCGCCGGCGCTTGCCGCGATCGTCGTCGCTGCGATCTCCGCATCGCCCGAGGTCATGACGGCAATGCGCGCCGCACTCGCCAACCGCATGCAGGCAGTGGTGAACATTGCGCTCGGCGCTTCGCTCTCGACCGTGATCCTGACCGTACCCGTCATGGAGGCGATTGCCCTTTATACGGGCCAGCCCTTCATCATGGCCATGTCGCCCGTGCAGACGGTCATGGTTGCGGTAACGCTCATTGCCGCCGCGATTAATCTCAATGACGGTCAGACCAATGCCATCGAGGGCATGACGCATTTCGTGCTCTTCGCGACCTTCATCATGCTGTCCGCCCTCGGGCTTTAG
- the apaG gene encoding Co2+/Mg2+ efflux protein ApaG: MYRALTRDIEVTVEPYYLEEQSDPDDSRYVWGYRIIIANHSDVAVRLMTRYWHITDENGQVDEVSGPGVIGEQPLLNPGDTYEYSSGCPLDTPSGVMFGHYSMEAEGGETFNVAIPAFSLDSPGLVRTLN, from the coding sequence ATGTACCGCGCATTGACACGCGACATCGAAGTGACGGTCGAGCCGTACTACCTGGAAGAGCAGTCGGATCCCGATGACAGCCGCTATGTCTGGGGCTATCGCATCATCATAGCCAACCACTCCGACGTCGCGGTCCGCCTGATGACCCGCTACTGGCACATTACCGACGAGAACGGGCAGGTGGACGAGGTCAGCGGCCCCGGCGTTATCGGCGAGCAGCCGCTGCTCAATCCCGGCGATACCTACGAGTACTCCTCCGGCTGCCCCCTGGATACGCCGTCCGGCGTGATGTTCGGCCATTACAGCATGGAAGCGGAAGGCGGGGAGACCTTCAATGTCGCCATCCCCGCCTTCTCGCTCGATTCGCCGGGCCTCGTCCGCACCCTCAATTAA
- a CDS encoding 2'-deoxycytidine 5'-triphosphate deaminase, which yields MGRDTGILADRAIAALYASGRLKSERPLDDDQIQPASLDLRLGSRAFRVRASFMPGPSHLVADKLDRLKLHVVDLSEGAVLETGCVYIVPLMESLSLPPNMSASANPKSSTGRLDIFTRVITDRAQEFDKIPAGYSGPLYLEISPRTFPIVVRRGSRLSQIRFRIGHSVLSEQELLALHESDVLVASDRPNVSGGGIALSIDLKGTGPDGLIGYRGKHHTSVVDVDKKAQHAVFDFWEPLYSRGRDDLVLDPDEFYILVSREAVHVPPLYAAEMTPFDPLVGEFRVHYAGFFDPGFGHASAGGSGSRAVLEVRSHEVPFILEHGQIVGRLVYEHMLERPEGLYGLDLGSNYQAQGLKLSKHFRAE from the coding sequence ATGGGCCGCGACACAGGGATTTTGGCCGACCGCGCCATTGCAGCGCTGTATGCCTCGGGACGTCTGAAGAGCGAGAGGCCGCTGGATGATGACCAGATCCAGCCGGCCAGCCTCGATCTTCGCCTTGGGTCCAGGGCGTTCCGCGTCCGGGCGAGCTTCATGCCCGGCCCTTCTCATCTGGTCGCCGACAAGCTCGACCGGCTCAAGCTGCATGTCGTCGATCTGAGCGAAGGCGCCGTGCTTGAAACCGGCTGCGTCTACATCGTCCCGCTGATGGAAAGTCTCTCGCTGCCGCCGAACATGTCGGCTTCCGCAAATCCGAAGAGCTCCACCGGCCGTCTCGATATCTTCACGCGCGTGATCACCGATCGGGCGCAGGAGTTCGACAAGATCCCGGCGGGCTACAGCGGCCCGCTTTACCTTGAAATCAGCCCGCGGACCTTTCCAATCGTGGTCAGGCGCGGTTCGCGGCTTTCGCAGATACGCTTCCGCATCGGCCACTCGGTTCTTTCCGAGCAGGAATTGCTGGCTCTGCACGAAAGCGACGTGCTCGTCGCCAGTGATCGGCCAAACGTTTCGGGCGGCGGCATCGCCCTTTCCATCGACCTCAAGGGCACGGGGCCGGATGGCCTGATCGGCTATCGCGGCAAGCATCACACGTCGGTGGTCGACGTCGACAAGAAAGCCCAGCACGCCGTTTTCGACTTCTGGGAGCCGCTCTACAGCCGCGGCCGCGACGATCTCGTCCTCGATCCGGACGAGTTCTACATCCTCGTGTCCCGCGAAGCCGTGCATGTGCCGCCGCTCTACGCCGCCGAAATGACGCCCTTCGATCCCCTGGTGGGCGAGTTCCGCGTCCACTATGCTGGTTTCTTCGATCCCGGCTTCGGCCATGCATCGGCCGGGGGCAGCGGCAGCCGGGCGGTGCTCGAGGTCCGCAGCCACGAGGTGCCGTTCATTCTGGAGCACGGGCAGATCGTCGGCCGCCTCGTCTACGAGCACATGCTGGAACGTCCGGAGGGACTTTACGGCCTCGACCTCGGCTCCAATTATCAGGCGCAGGGGCTCAAGCTCTCCAAGCATTTTCGCGCCGAGTGA
- a CDS encoding tellurite resistance TerB family protein: protein MSASLSQHEALVHVMVMMSAVDRNMTDDEFARIGVLVRFLPAFDGFEEDHLIHIGRECAAQLAAPEGLDVALEMVREALPKRLYETAYALAVEIAAADQRIRNEEIRLLQLLRDRLGLDKLTCAAIERGAIARFRK from the coding sequence ATGTCCGCAAGTCTCAGCCAGCACGAAGCCCTCGTCCACGTCATGGTCATGATGTCCGCCGTCGACCGGAACATGACCGACGACGAGTTTGCGCGCATCGGCGTGCTCGTGCGGTTCCTGCCGGCCTTCGACGGTTTCGAGGAAGATCACCTGATCCATATCGGCCGCGAATGCGCGGCTCAGCTCGCGGCCCCGGAAGGCCTCGACGTGGCACTCGAGATGGTGCGAGAGGCGCTGCCGAAGCGCCTCTATGAAACCGCCTATGCCCTTGCCGTCGAGATCGCCGCTGCCGATCAGCGTATCCGCAACGAGGAAATCCGGCTGCTGCAGCTGCTGCGCGACCGCTTGGGCCTCGACAAGCTCACCTGCGCGGCGATCGAGCGCGGAGCCATCGCGCGCTTCCGCAAATAG
- a CDS encoding SRPBCC family protein: protein MTKASVEHADFTIESVFNSPPEQVFEAFADPAAHDRWFVKADNWPVAEYSHDFRIGGRESGRFSQDGKTFYFNETVYLDIVENRRIVSAYTMAKDEQRLSASIATVDLIPEGTGTRVVFTEQGAFLDGLDKVEYRREGWKQLIGFLAAELGEKAETA, encoded by the coding sequence ATGACCAAGGCTTCTGTCGAACATGCGGACTTCACCATCGAAAGCGTTTTCAATTCACCCCCGGAACAGGTCTTCGAGGCCTTCGCCGATCCTGCCGCGCACGACCGCTGGTTCGTCAAGGCCGACAACTGGCCCGTCGCCGAATATAGCCACGACTTTCGTATCGGCGGCCGGGAAAGCGGCCGGTTCAGCCAGGATGGCAAGACGTTCTATTTCAATGAAACGGTCTATCTCGACATCGTCGAGAACAGGCGGATCGTGTCGGCCTATACGATGGCAAAGGACGAGCAGCGGCTCTCCGCATCGATCGCCACCGTCGACCTCATACCGGAGGGCACCGGCACGCGCGTCGTCTTCACGGAGCAGGGGGCATTCCTGGATGGGCTCGACAAGGTCGAATACCGCCGCGAAGGCTGGAAGCAGCTGATCGGATTTCTTGCGGCCGAGCTCGGCGAGAAGGCGGAAACGGCCTGA
- a CDS encoding thermonuclease family protein, translating to MRPRLFTIAGGLAALALYAGILMAGAAAIRNRDSAETPEFVLETPEAAAAGEPASEEPPGDTDAAPPSPGPDAGSGKGSRVVVRPVGPGLFNQPEDGIAKPLERIAATPPLSRAPEKEKPASAVFPRPVALAAGLVRSGDTTLQLKDIEPEKPEKVCQAKGKSWPCGMVARTAFRNFLRGRALVCDGADGSTGTVNARCSVGGRDVAEWLVSNGWAKPLPGTALEAKAEAAKTSRLGFFGDDPRDLARTPLALDDPAASVIPEHAAPDL from the coding sequence ATGCGGCCGAGGCTCTTCACCATTGCCGGCGGGCTTGCCGCCCTCGCCCTCTATGCAGGCATTCTGATGGCCGGGGCCGCGGCCATCCGCAACCGCGACAGCGCCGAAACGCCTGAATTCGTACTCGAAACGCCGGAAGCCGCAGCGGCCGGCGAGCCGGCTTCGGAGGAACCTCCAGGCGACACCGATGCCGCTCCCCCTTCCCCCGGACCGGATGCAGGCTCGGGCAAAGGATCTCGCGTGGTGGTCAGGCCGGTCGGGCCGGGCCTCTTCAACCAGCCGGAGGACGGCATCGCCAAACCGCTGGAACGGATCGCGGCGACACCACCGCTTTCCAGGGCGCCCGAAAAGGAGAAGCCCGCGTCCGCCGTCTTCCCGCGGCCGGTTGCGCTTGCCGCCGGGCTCGTCCGATCCGGCGACACGACCCTGCAGCTCAAGGATATCGAACCCGAGAAGCCGGAGAAGGTCTGCCAGGCCAAGGGCAAGAGCTGGCCCTGCGGCATGGTCGCACGCACGGCGTTCCGCAACTTTCTGAGGGGGCGCGCGCTCGTCTGCGACGGCGCGGATGGTTCCACGGGAACCGTCAATGCCCGGTGCAGCGTCGGCGGTCGGGACGTGGCCGAATGGCTGGTCAGCAACGGCTGGGCGAAACCGCTGCCGGGCACGGCGCTTGAGGCGAAGGCAGAAGCCGCAAAAACCTCCAGGCTCGGCTTCTTCGGGGACGACCCGCGCGATCTCGCCCGAACGCCCCTCGCGCTCGACGATCCGGCTGCAAGCGTCATCCCGGAACACGCCGCGCCGGACTTGTAA
- a CDS encoding S24 family peptidase, producing the protein MLSHDSIWRAIDALAERHRLSPSGLARRAGLDPTSFNKSKRQSTDGRDRWPSTESISKILQATGATVDQFLALMEPNAVRSEREEASAAPGIPLIGFAQAGAGGFFDDGGFPVGQGWDTIEFPTPERRQGGAYAIEVQGDSMLPLYRDGDILIVDPGAQVRRNDRVVVKTRGGEVMAKVLARQTPRGIELVSLNPDHPNRNFEMKDVEWIARIIWASQ; encoded by the coding sequence ATGCTCTCACATGACAGCATCTGGCGCGCGATCGACGCCTTGGCAGAACGCCATCGGCTTTCGCCGTCAGGGCTTGCGCGGCGGGCTGGCCTGGACCCCACCTCCTTCAACAAGTCGAAGCGCCAGTCCACCGACGGGCGCGACAGATGGCCCTCCACCGAGTCGATATCGAAGATATTGCAGGCCACGGGAGCGACCGTCGATCAGTTCCTCGCGCTGATGGAGCCCAATGCCGTCAGAAGCGAACGGGAAGAGGCATCGGCAGCGCCGGGCATCCCGTTGATCGGTTTCGCGCAGGCTGGCGCCGGTGGGTTTTTCGACGACGGCGGCTTTCCGGTCGGCCAGGGCTGGGACACTATCGAATTTCCCACGCCCGAGCGGAGGCAGGGCGGTGCCTATGCGATCGAGGTTCAGGGCGACAGCATGCTGCCGCTGTATCGCGACGGCGATATCCTGATCGTCGACCCGGGCGCACAGGTGCGCCGCAACGACCGCGTCGTGGTCAAGACGCGCGGGGGCGAGGTGATGGCGAAGGTGCTGGCCCGGCAAACGCCCCGTGGCATCGAGCTCGTCTCGCTCAATCCCGACCATCCCAACCGCAATTTCGAGATGAAAGACGTGGAATGGATCGCCCGGATCATCTGGGCCAGCCAATAG